One genomic region from bacterium encodes:
- a CDS encoding TonB-dependent receptor, which produces MRRPARILTACLLSLASVAAAESPGDGTTAEQRITGADTLWVITEPVVVYGSTTSGTTDPAASSVDAIVLGAQDLQSAADLAPVLPATRTVVNSRGESVFMVRGASERHIRLWLDGIPLNVPWDERVDAGLVPVDAIGSVRGVRGVGSVLEGPNALAGTIELRPLTLPSDGARTRLGVQFGESALREGRLLHQRRQGAWELLAAGSWRAQDGYVVPADLSAATNQGPSRQRLNSDLEQASLLLRLQHRSAAGAVWHVTFLGSDGEKGVPPETHLGADARFWRYPSVRRGLLGAGLRTPLGGGHAWELVVDAAADLFHQEIRSFDDASYTTPALAPGVDHETDDDRTGFARARATRYLDRGSVAVQTSARYARHRESLQVAGPDLTYAQFISAAAVEADLDLGGGWSTRAGGGWDLASTPESGDKPARDATGAAAAFTRLERRLGEPLTLHASYARRSRFPALRELYSGALGRFVPNPDLTPEVQDLWDLGAVARRGAWELGVTGFASYLDGAIEREGLNDGT; this is translated from the coding sequence ATGCGCCGTCCGGCCCGGATCCTGACCGCCTGCCTGCTGAGCCTGGCATCCGTCGCCGCCGCCGAATCGCCCGGCGACGGCACCACCGCCGAACAGCGGATCACCGGCGCCGACACCCTCTGGGTCATCACCGAGCCCGTCGTCGTCTACGGGTCGACGACCTCCGGCACGACCGACCCCGCGGCCTCGTCCGTCGACGCCATCGTCCTGGGCGCCCAGGACCTGCAATCGGCCGCCGACCTGGCGCCCGTGCTGCCGGCGACCAGGACCGTGGTCAACTCCCGCGGCGAGAGCGTGTTCATGGTGCGCGGCGCGTCGGAGCGGCACATCCGGCTCTGGCTGGACGGCATCCCGCTGAACGTGCCCTGGGACGAGCGCGTGGACGCCGGTCTGGTGCCGGTCGACGCCATCGGCTCGGTACGCGGGGTGCGTGGCGTCGGCAGCGTGCTGGAAGGGCCCAACGCCCTGGCCGGCACCATCGAGCTGCGCCCGCTGACGTTGCCGTCGGACGGCGCGCGCACCCGGCTGGGCGTGCAGTTCGGCGAGTCGGCCCTGCGCGAAGGCCGCCTGCTGCACCAGCGCCGGCAGGGCGCCTGGGAGTTGCTCGCGGCGGGGTCGTGGCGCGCCCAGGACGGGTACGTGGTGCCGGCCGACCTCTCGGCCGCGACCAACCAGGGCCCGTCGCGGCAGCGCCTCAACAGCGACCTGGAGCAAGCCTCGCTCCTGCTGCGCCTGCAGCACCGCAGCGCCGCGGGCGCCGTCTGGCACGTGACGTTCCTCGGCTCGGACGGCGAGAAGGGCGTGCCGCCGGAAACGCACCTGGGCGCCGACGCGCGCTTCTGGCGCTACCCGTCGGTGCGGCGCGGCCTGCTCGGCGCCGGCCTGCGCACGCCGCTGGGCGGGGGCCACGCCTGGGAACTCGTCGTGGACGCCGCCGCCGACCTGTTCCACCAGGAGATCCGCTCCTTCGACGACGCCTCCTACACGACGCCCGCGCTCGCTCCGGGCGTCGACCACGAGACCGACGACGACCGCACCGGCTTCGCCCGCGCCCGCGCGACCCGCTACCTCGACCGCGGCAGCGTGGCCGTGCAGACGTCGGCGCGCTACGCCCGCCACCGCGAGTCGCTGCAGGTCGCGGGGCCGGACCTGACCTACGCCCAGTTCATCAGCGCGGCGGCCGTCGAGGCGGACCTGGACCTCGGCGGCGGCTGGAGCACGCGCGCCGGCGGCGGCTGGGACCTGGCCTCGACCCCCGAATCGGGCGACAAGCCGGCCCGCGACGCGACCGGGGCGGCGGCCGCGTTCACGCGGCTGGAACGCCGGCTGGGCGAACCCCTGACCCTGCACGCCTCGTACGCGCGCCGCAGCCGGTTCCCCGCCCTGCGGGAGCTGTACTCCGGCGCGCTCGGGAGGTTCGTCCCCAACCCGGACCTCACTCCCGAAGTGCAGGACCTGTGGGACCTGGGCGCCGTCGCGCGGCGGGGAGCCTGGGAGCTCGGGGTGACCGGGTTCGCGAGTTACCTGGATGGCGCGATCGAACGCGAGGGCCTGAACGACGGCACGAA